A part of Curtobacterium sp. MCLR17_036 genomic DNA contains:
- a CDS encoding ATP-binding protein — translation MPNDRSLAHVLAEIGAQFPEFAEDPALAESLTANITSMIADAHARYAAGTDGSVVSNAYLDPEHLATGALHAEHAQHPAGAMLAAEMLFDAYVPVFVDEVGAVTTAEVIRATRALHAGIWSRFPAGAVAYTEALRQRVTTAHLDSRTQIARDLHDRVAHGILAGLQRLDLVLLTDPPAAERAEQLDAASRLLRSALGDVQDLAVSLHARVGDALLDDALARHAKDLFRDDERLTVHSTGTPARLPVWQAEEALTILLEALTNRAKHAPGSTATVDFAWGARALVLTVSDDGPGFAPEDHADGRLGQQTMRERAAVIGASLDVVSAPGAGTTVLLTIPRGTL, via the coding sequence ATGCCGAACGACCGCTCCCTCGCCCACGTCCTCGCCGAGATCGGCGCGCAGTTCCCCGAGTTTGCCGAGGACCCCGCACTGGCCGAGAGCCTGACCGCGAACATCACGTCGATGATCGCGGACGCCCACGCGCGCTACGCCGCCGGCACGGACGGCAGCGTCGTGAGCAACGCCTACCTCGACCCGGAGCACCTGGCGACGGGTGCCCTGCACGCCGAGCACGCCCAGCACCCGGCCGGCGCGATGCTCGCCGCCGAGATGCTCTTCGACGCGTACGTGCCGGTCTTCGTCGACGAGGTCGGCGCCGTCACCACCGCCGAGGTCATCCGGGCCACCCGCGCCCTGCACGCGGGCATCTGGAGCCGGTTCCCGGCCGGGGCCGTCGCCTACACCGAGGCACTGCGCCAGCGCGTCACGACCGCGCACCTCGACTCGCGGACGCAGATCGCCCGCGACCTGCACGACCGCGTGGCGCACGGGATCCTCGCCGGGCTGCAACGGCTCGACCTCGTCCTGCTCACCGATCCCCCGGCGGCGGAGCGCGCGGAGCAGCTCGACGCCGCGAGCCGTCTGCTCCGGTCGGCGCTCGGCGACGTGCAGGACCTCGCCGTGAGCCTGCACGCCCGGGTCGGTGACGCGCTGCTCGACGACGCGCTGGCCCGGCACGCGAAGGACCTGTTCCGCGACGACGAACGACTGACGGTGCACTCGACCGGCACCCCGGCACGGCTGCCGGTCTGGCAGGCCGAGGAAGCCCTGACGATCCTGCTCGAGGCGCTCACGAACCGTGCGAAGCACGCCCCCGGCTCCACCGCGACGGTGGACTTCGCCTGGGGCGCGCGGGCCCTGGTGTTGACGGTGTCCGACGACGGCCCCGGGTTCGCACCGGAGGACCACGCCGACGGCCGGCTCGGCCAGCAGACGATGCGGGAGCGTGCCGCCGTCATCGGGGCGAGCCTCGACGTCGTCAGCGCTCCGGGCGCGGGGACGACCGTCCTGCTGACCATCCCGAGGGGGACCCTGTGA
- a CDS encoding type II secretion system F family protein — protein MSGRPAPDPARTAAVLDRVATLVAAGVPQPRAWELVGGLPDPGTPAARDVLVVLRVAERTGAPVAPTLRRLAGALRRAAASDRAVRVALAGPRTSARVVLALPLLGLALGAAWGAGAVQVLVGSPAGWACTALAVVLVLVGRAWTARLVRAATPDGRVPGTLLDAWAVAVSGGGSWTTAGTVVTAATADTPPPAAEAVRLREVLDLAQRAGVPAGTLLARAAEDVRDEAAAAGLVRAEQLAVRLVLPLGVCVLPAFVLVGVVPVVVGVLSSTVTGIR, from the coding sequence GTGAGCGGACGGCCGGCACCCGACCCCGCGCGCACCGCCGCCGTGCTCGACCGGGTCGCGACGCTGGTGGCCGCCGGTGTCCCGCAGCCGCGGGCGTGGGAACTGGTCGGGGGTCTGCCGGACCCCGGCACCCCTGCCGCCCGCGACGTCCTCGTCGTGCTCCGGGTCGCCGAGCGCACCGGCGCCCCGGTCGCCCCGACCCTCCGCCGCCTGGCCGGGGCACTCCGACGGGCGGCCGCGTCCGACCGGGCGGTCCGCGTCGCGCTCGCCGGGCCGCGGACGAGCGCCCGCGTGGTCCTGGCGCTGCCGCTCCTCGGCCTCGCACTCGGAGCCGCCTGGGGCGCCGGTGCGGTGCAGGTGCTCGTGGGCTCGCCGGCGGGCTGGGCCTGCACGGCGCTCGCCGTCGTGCTCGTGCTCGTCGGACGGGCCTGGACCGCACGGCTCGTGCGGGCGGCGACGCCGGACGGTCGCGTGCCCGGCACCCTGCTCGACGCCTGGGCGGTCGCCGTCTCCGGCGGCGGCTCCTGGACCACGGCGGGTACAGTCGTGACGGCCGCCACCGCCGACACGCCCCCGCCGGCAGCAGAGGCGGTGCGACTACGCGAGGTCCTCGACCTGGCGCAGCGCGCCGGGGTGCCCGCGGGCACGCTCCTGGCGCGGGCCGCCGAGGACGTCCGTGACGAGGCGGCCGCGGCGGGCCTCGTCCGGGCGGAACAGCTCGCGGTCCGTCTCGTGCTGCCGCTGGGCGTCTGCGTGCTGCCCGCGTTCGTCCTGGTCGGCGTCGTGCCGGTCGTGGTCGGTGTCCTCTCCTCCACCGTCACCGGCATCCGGTGA
- a CDS encoding TadE/TadG family type IV pilus assembly protein translates to MPSHRERGAVTVEFAVALPAVALVLTALVAAVLVVDGRGRLELAAATAVRALGRGDETAARAAFDRIAPGASIRVSRPDGLVCVDTERTGTGPFAAVAVHAATCTVDGGR, encoded by the coding sequence GTGCCCTCGCACCGTGAGCGCGGGGCGGTCACCGTCGAGTTCGCGGTCGCCCTGCCCGCGGTGGCGCTCGTGCTCACGGCGCTCGTCGCAGCCGTGCTCGTCGTCGACGGCAGGGGCCGGCTCGAACTGGCGGCCGCCACGGCCGTCCGGGCGCTCGGCCGGGGCGACGAGACCGCGGCACGGGCAGCGTTCGACCGCATCGCTCCCGGCGCGTCGATCCGGGTCTCCCGCCCCGACGGCCTGGTGTGCGTCGACACCGAGCGGACCGGCACCGGGCCGTTCGCAGCGGTCGCCGTGCACGCGGCGACGTGCACGGTCGACGGGGGCCGGTGA
- a CDS encoding transglycosylase domain-containing protein, with translation MSAQKTSASRTKPVSAVGAFIGFVGFSALAGLLVTIGVTPAIAVAGVTTTSTIGVFESLPEYIEIGDLPQRNELYAYQGGKSVHFATLYDQNREELKFDQISEQLKNAAIDGEDKRFYDHGGVDMTSLVRAGVGSIAGGLGDSGGGSTLTMQLVRNIKMQQALELPTKDEQEKAYKEAVEQTIPRKLEEMKLAIGLAKKYSKKEILTAYLNIAYFGDQTYGVQAAAQHYYNKSATDLTPAEAASLIAIVQYPEARNLSTPKKYDANVARRNVILRSMYAQKNLTEDEYRKARLAKPADYVHLTQPSQGCRASVGDGSQFFCDYAKKVVLEMSQLGSSQKARDKAWRNGGYKIQTTLNLDLNAQQKQLLNTYDNKAETNFALGATLNSIEAGSGRIITMAQNKDFDESLKSAATSTSLNYSVDEKYGSSKGFQTGSTYKLFTLLDWVKSGHGLNETVSGAERTVSPWTIGGQTVNTPYPVTNDAPGEGHNWSVLGATANSINGAFASMAQKLDLQDIRDIAQSLGVHRADGGELQYMNPSAILGTNEIAPMTMAAAYAAVANNGIYCKPIAIDQITSPSGKQLGGQAKDCQQAVDPAFAQAAIYAMKGTIRSGTAVGAQTADGTQMFAKTGTTDEADQIWLVGASSRVATAYWQGNTDGGKNNLRHFSNGVNGTYAGVRADVWKQAMTPINALYPAGGFTDPGQGAIRGNSSPVPNVAGKSADEARSLIAGAGFRYVDGGQRPGTGQPGSVESTSPASGALLSSDSTVTVYTSDGSQANVPDVAGTSLDGARSRLGEAGFANVAVSDEYAKGGGKKTCRVAAVDPAADAAAAKDSTVTIQLFGDKNGKAPERCK, from the coding sequence ATGTCTGCCCAGAAGACGTCTGCCTCGCGGACCAAGCCCGTCTCAGCAGTCGGCGCCTTCATCGGTTTCGTCGGGTTCAGTGCCCTCGCCGGCCTGCTCGTCACGATCGGCGTCACCCCGGCCATCGCGGTCGCCGGCGTCACGACGACGTCGACGATCGGCGTGTTCGAGTCGCTGCCGGAGTACATCGAGATCGGTGACCTGCCGCAGCGCAACGAGCTGTACGCCTACCAGGGCGGCAAGTCCGTGCACTTCGCGACCCTGTACGACCAGAACCGCGAAGAGCTGAAGTTCGACCAGATCAGCGAGCAGCTCAAGAACGCGGCGATCGACGGCGAGGACAAGCGCTTCTACGACCACGGCGGCGTCGACATGACCTCGCTCGTCCGTGCTGGCGTCGGCAGCATCGCCGGTGGGCTCGGCGACTCGGGCGGTGGCTCGACGCTGACGATGCAGCTCGTCCGCAACATCAAGATGCAGCAGGCCCTCGAGCTCCCCACCAAGGATGAGCAGGAGAAGGCCTACAAGGAGGCCGTCGAGCAGACCATCCCCCGCAAGCTCGAGGAGATGAAGCTCGCGATCGGCCTGGCGAAGAAGTACTCCAAGAAGGAGATCCTCACCGCCTACCTGAACATCGCGTACTTCGGCGACCAGACCTACGGCGTGCAGGCCGCGGCGCAGCACTACTACAACAAGAGCGCCACGGACCTGACCCCGGCCGAGGCTGCCTCGCTCATCGCGATCGTGCAGTACCCCGAGGCCCGCAACCTGTCGACCCCGAAGAAGTACGACGCGAACGTCGCCCGCCGCAACGTCATCCTGCGGTCGATGTACGCGCAGAAGAACCTCACCGAGGACGAGTACCGCAAGGCACGGCTCGCGAAGCCCGCCGACTACGTGCACCTGACGCAGCCGTCGCAGGGCTGCCGGGCATCCGTCGGTGACGGGTCGCAGTTCTTCTGCGACTACGCCAAGAAGGTCGTGCTCGAGATGTCGCAGCTCGGCTCGTCGCAGAAGGCCCGCGACAAGGCCTGGCGAAACGGCGGCTACAAGATCCAGACGACGCTGAACCTCGACCTCAACGCGCAGCAGAAGCAGCTGCTCAACACGTACGACAACAAGGCCGAGACGAACTTCGCGCTCGGCGCGACGCTCAACTCGATCGAGGCCGGGTCGGGTCGCATCATCACGATGGCGCAGAACAAGGACTTCGACGAGTCGCTGAAGTCCGCGGCGACGTCCACCTCGCTGAACTACAGCGTCGACGAGAAGTACGGCAGCTCGAAGGGCTTCCAGACCGGCTCGACCTACAAGCTGTTCACGCTGCTCGACTGGGTGAAGAGCGGCCACGGGCTCAACGAGACCGTGAGCGGCGCGGAGCGCACCGTCTCGCCGTGGACGATCGGCGGGCAGACGGTCAACACGCCGTACCCGGTGACGAACGACGCACCGGGTGAGGGCCACAACTGGAGCGTGCTCGGAGCGACGGCGAACTCGATCAACGGCGCGTTCGCGTCGATGGCACAGAAGTTGGACCTGCAGGACATCCGCGACATCGCGCAGTCGCTCGGCGTCCACCGCGCCGACGGCGGCGAACTGCAGTACATGAACCCGTCCGCCATCCTCGGTACGAACGAGATCGCGCCGATGACGATGGCCGCTGCCTACGCCGCGGTCGCGAACAACGGGATCTACTGCAAGCCGATCGCCATCGACCAGATCACCTCGCCGTCCGGCAAGCAGCTCGGTGGACAGGCGAAGGACTGCCAGCAGGCCGTCGACCCGGCGTTCGCCCAGGCCGCGATCTACGCGATGAAGGGCACGATCCGGAGCGGTACCGCCGTCGGTGCACAGACCGCAGACGGCACCCAGATGTTCGCCAAGACGGGCACCACCGACGAGGCCGACCAGATCTGGCTCGTCGGTGCGAGCTCCCGCGTGGCGACCGCCTACTGGCAGGGCAACACGGACGGTGGCAAGAACAACCTCCGCCACTTCAGCAACGGCGTCAACGGCACCTATGCCGGTGTCCGAGCAGATGTCTGGAAGCAGGCGATGACCCCGATCAACGCGCTCTACCCGGCCGGTGGGTTCACCGACCCGGGCCAGGGTGCGATCCGGGGCAACAGCAGCCCGGTGCCGAACGTCGCCGGCAAGAGCGCCGACGAGGCACGCTCGCTCATCGCGGGTGCGGGCTTCCGCTACGTCGACGGCGGCCAGCGTCCCGGCACCGGCCAGCCCGGCTCGGTGGAGTCCACCTCCCCCGCCTCCGGCGCGCTCCTGTCGAGCGACTCGACCGTCACCGTCTACACGTCCGACGGCAGCCAGGCGAACGTCCCCGACGTCGCCGGTACGTCGCTCGACGGCGCACGATCGAGGCTGGGCGAGGCCGGGTTCGCGAACGTGGCCGTCTCCGACGAGTACGCGAAGGGCGGGGGCAAGAAGACCTGCCGGGTCGCCGCCGTCGACCCCGCTGCCGACGCCGCCGCAGCCAAGGACTCCACCGTAACGATCCAGCTGTTCGGCGACAAGAACGGCAAGGCACCGGAGCGCTGCAAGTGA
- a CDS encoding response regulator transcription factor gives MTITHVAIVDDHRLFREGLATILGAVPSIRVVSHGERPADVLDAPEAAAIDVLLLDVELDGPPARTTIATLRRTRPDIHVVVLTMHRDAVLRRTLLDAGAVDFVTKDTPSRELVDRIARAAHADAAPVTFPVDLVTEARAGAPLSDRELEVLRLVAAARTNAEIAADLQLAIGTVKRHVYNVFRKLDVGSRVAAVAAATRLGLLT, from the coding sequence GTGACCATCACCCACGTCGCGATCGTCGACGACCACCGGCTCTTCCGCGAGGGCCTCGCGACCATCCTCGGCGCCGTCCCGAGCATCCGCGTCGTGTCGCACGGTGAACGTCCCGCCGATGTCCTCGACGCCCCCGAGGCCGCGGCGATCGACGTGCTGCTGCTCGACGTCGAGCTCGACGGTCCCCCGGCGCGGACGACGATCGCGACCCTGCGCCGCACCCGCCCGGACATCCACGTCGTCGTGCTCACCATGCACCGGGACGCCGTGCTCCGGCGGACGCTCCTCGACGCCGGCGCGGTCGACTTCGTCACGAAGGACACCCCGAGCCGCGAGCTCGTCGACCGCATCGCCCGGGCTGCGCACGCCGACGCTGCGCCGGTGACGTTCCCGGTCGACCTGGTCACCGAGGCCCGTGCGGGCGCACCGCTGAGCGACCGCGAGCTCGAGGTGCTCCGCCTCGTCGCGGCCGCACGCACGAACGCCGAGATCGCCGCCGACCTGCAGCTCGCGATCGGCACGGTCAAGCGGCACGTCTACAACGTGTTCCGGAAGCTCGACGTCGGTTCGCGGGTCGCCGCCGTGGCCGCCGCGACCCGCCTCGGCCTGCTCACCTGA
- the acs gene encoding acetate--CoA ligase, with translation MSTPTQTDHREDDGATFPPPPEFVADAVARADLHEAAAADREAFWAEQSRTLLDWRTPFTQTLDWSGAPFAKWFADGTLNVAENCLDRHVRAGNGDRVAIHFEGAPGDTRRITYAELTAEVQRAANMLTDLGVGRGDRVVVYLPLIPEAVVTMLAVARIGAVHSVVFGGFSAESLRARIEDAGAKLVVTADGGWRRGAVSALKPAVDEALEGDGTDSVEHVLVVKRGGNEIAWNDRDLWWHDEVAKAAPEHTPEAFPAETPLFILYTSGTTGKPKGIVHTSGGYLTQAAYTHKNVFDMHPEKDVYWCTADIGWITGHSYVVYGPLANGVTQVLYEGTPDEPKPGRWWDLVDSYGVTVLYTAPTAVRAAMKAGREIPEARSLETLRLLGSVGEPINPEAWQWYRQVIGHDRTPIVDTWWQTETGAIMISALPGVTKLKPGAAQTPLPGIVAEIVDDDGNRADPGESGYLTITEPWPSMARGIWGNPDRFVETYWSRFPGRYFAGDGARLDGQGDIWIQGRVDDVMNVSGHRLSTAEIESALVGHEGVAEAAVVGAADETTGQAVVAYVILTAEAAADVDRESAATELRNWVGKRIGAIAKPRQVVIVPELPKTRSGKIMRRLLRDAAEGRRIGDTTTLADPTIMATIAELM, from the coding sequence ATGTCCACTCCGACCCAGACCGACCACCGCGAGGACGACGGCGCGACCTTCCCGCCGCCGCCCGAGTTCGTCGCCGACGCGGTGGCGCGCGCGGACCTGCACGAGGCCGCCGCCGCCGACCGCGAGGCGTTCTGGGCGGAGCAGTCGCGCACGCTCCTCGATTGGCGGACCCCGTTCACGCAGACCCTCGACTGGTCCGGCGCCCCGTTCGCGAAGTGGTTCGCCGACGGCACGCTCAACGTCGCCGAGAACTGCCTCGACCGGCACGTGCGCGCGGGCAACGGCGACCGGGTCGCGATCCACTTCGAGGGCGCGCCGGGCGACACGCGCCGGATCACCTACGCCGAGCTGACCGCCGAGGTGCAGCGCGCCGCGAACATGCTCACCGACCTCGGCGTGGGCCGGGGCGACCGGGTGGTCGTGTACCTGCCGCTCATCCCCGAGGCGGTCGTCACGATGCTCGCCGTCGCCCGCATCGGCGCCGTGCACTCCGTCGTGTTCGGCGGCTTCAGCGCGGAGAGCCTGCGCGCCCGCATCGAGGACGCCGGCGCGAAGCTCGTGGTCACGGCGGACGGCGGCTGGCGCCGCGGCGCGGTGTCCGCGCTCAAGCCCGCCGTCGACGAGGCACTCGAGGGCGACGGCACCGACAGCGTCGAGCACGTCCTGGTCGTCAAGCGCGGCGGCAACGAGATCGCCTGGAACGACCGCGACCTGTGGTGGCACGACGAGGTCGCGAAGGCCGCCCCGGAACACACGCCCGAAGCCTTCCCCGCCGAGACCCCGCTCTTCATCCTGTACACCTCGGGCACGACGGGGAAGCCGAAGGGCATCGTGCACACCTCCGGCGGGTACCTGACGCAGGCCGCCTACACGCACAAGAACGTGTTCGACATGCACCCCGAGAAGGACGTCTACTGGTGCACGGCCGACATCGGCTGGATCACCGGGCACTCGTACGTCGTCTACGGGCCGCTGGCGAACGGCGTGACCCAGGTGCTCTACGAGGGCACGCCCGACGAGCCGAAGCCCGGCCGCTGGTGGGACCTCGTCGACTCGTACGGCGTGACCGTCCTGTACACCGCGCCGACCGCTGTCCGTGCGGCGATGAAGGCCGGTCGCGAGATCCCCGAGGCCCGCAGCCTCGAGACCCTGCGCCTGCTCGGCAGCGTCGGGGAGCCGATCAACCCCGAGGCCTGGCAGTGGTACCGGCAGGTCATCGGCCACGACCGCACGCCGATCGTCGACACGTGGTGGCAGACCGAGACCGGCGCGATCATGATCTCCGCCCTGCCCGGCGTCACGAAGCTCAAGCCCGGCGCCGCGCAGACGCCGCTGCCCGGCATCGTCGCCGAGATCGTCGACGACGACGGGAACCGGGCCGACCCCGGTGAGAGCGGCTACCTCACGATCACCGAGCCGTGGCCCTCGATGGCCCGCGGCATCTGGGGCAACCCGGACCGGTTCGTCGAGACGTATTGGTCGCGGTTCCCCGGCCGCTACTTCGCCGGCGACGGCGCGCGGCTCGACGGCCAGGGCGACATCTGGATCCAGGGCCGCGTCGACGACGTCATGAACGTCTCCGGGCACCGCCTGTCGACGGCCGAGATCGAGTCGGCGCTGGTCGGGCACGAGGGCGTGGCCGAGGCCGCGGTCGTCGGCGCCGCGGACGAGACCACCGGGCAGGCGGTCGTCGCGTACGTCATCCTGACCGCCGAGGCCGCCGCCGACGTCGACCGCGAGTCCGCCGCGACCGAGCTCCGCAACTGGGTGGGCAAGCGCATCGGCGCGATCGCGAAGCCCCGACAGGTGGTCATCGTGCCCGAGCTGCCGAAGACGCGCTCCGGCAAGATCATGCGGCGTCTGCTCCGCGACGCGGCCGAGGGCCGCCGCATCGGCGACACGACCACGCTCGCCGACCCGACGATCATGGCGACCATCGCGGAACTCATGTAG
- a CDS encoding DUF4177 domain-containing protein, translating to MTRWEYFTTPLMIHTTTAILNNYGDEGWELVQVVTGPEGGLVAYLKRPKADA from the coding sequence ATGACTCGCTGGGAGTACTTCACCACGCCCCTGATGATCCACACCACCACCGCGATCCTCAACAACTACGGGGACGAGGGCTGGGAGCTGGTCCAGGTCGTCACCGGGCCCGAAGGCGGTCTCGTCGCCTACCTGAAGCGCCCGAAGGCCGACGCGTGA
- a CDS encoding ATPase, T2SS/T4P/T4SS family has protein sequence MPRRCATSAPTPSSVVPFLPGSSPPSRRRTDAVVEFEELADLVSDAAVTDVLVLGGVGTWVDRGGGLLAVPPVLPEARTRELATRLVALGGRHVDETTPCADVRHGDGVRVHVVLAPVSVRGTALSIRLPHPEPPTLDALERSGTFEHVPRASVDRAVAARRNVLVTGATGSGKTTLLAAMLGAVPTDERIVTVEDVAELRIAHPHVVALEARQANAEGAGALGLDRLVREALRMRPDRLVVGECRGAEVRELLAALNTGHDGGAGTVHANGLDDVAARLEALGALAGLGVEALARQAVSAVDLVLHVERRAGGRRLAGVGVLQVGPDGRLVVRPTDPTG, from the coding sequence ATGCCCCGCCGCTGCGCCACGTCCGCTCCGACCCCGTCCTCCGTCGTGCCGTTCCTGCCGGGCAGCTCGCCACCGTCACGACGACGAACGGACGCGGTCGTCGAGTTCGAGGAACTCGCCGACCTCGTCTCCGATGCGGCCGTCACCGACGTGCTGGTGCTCGGCGGCGTCGGCACGTGGGTCGACCGGGGCGGTGGCCTGCTGGCGGTGCCGCCCGTGCTGCCGGAAGCACGGACCCGCGAGCTCGCCACCCGCCTGGTCGCACTCGGCGGGCGGCACGTCGACGAGACGACCCCGTGCGCGGACGTCCGGCACGGCGACGGCGTGCGGGTGCACGTCGTCCTGGCGCCCGTGTCGGTGCGCGGGACCGCACTCTCCATCCGCCTGCCCCACCCCGAGCCGCCCACCCTCGACGCCCTGGAACGCAGCGGCACCTTCGAGCACGTGCCCCGGGCCAGCGTCGACCGGGCGGTCGCGGCGCGCCGCAACGTGCTCGTCACCGGCGCGACCGGCAGCGGCAAGACCACCCTGCTCGCGGCGATGCTCGGCGCTGTCCCGACCGACGAACGGATCGTCACCGTCGAGGACGTCGCCGAACTCCGCATCGCCCACCCGCACGTCGTCGCGCTCGAGGCCCGGCAGGCGAACGCCGAGGGCGCCGGAGCGCTCGGGCTCGACCGCCTGGTGCGCGAGGCCCTGCGGATGCGGCCGGACCGCCTCGTCGTGGGGGAGTGCCGCGGCGCCGAGGTCCGGGAGCTCCTGGCCGCGCTGAACACCGGTCACGACGGCGGCGCCGGCACCGTGCACGCCAACGGGCTCGACGACGTCGCCGCACGCCTCGAGGCGCTCGGCGCGCTCGCCGGCCTGGGCGTCGAGGCGCTCGCCCGACAGGCGGTCAGCGCCGTCGACCTCGTCCTGCACGTCGAACGCCGTGCCGGCGGTCGACGGCTCGCCGGTGTCGGGGTCCTGCAGGTGGGCCCGGACGGGAGGCTCGTGGTGCGCCCCACGGACCCGACCGGGTGA
- a CDS encoding RidA family protein translates to MSVADRLAELGLTLPPVAAPVAAYVPAVVTGRYVYTAGQLPFVDGALPVTGKVGADVDAETATAQARVAALNALAAVESVAGSLDRVARVVKVTVFVASESSFTGQPGVANGASTLVGEVFGDAGVHARSAVGVAVLPLDAPVEVELVVELTA, encoded by the coding sequence GTGAGCGTGGCCGACCGGCTGGCCGAGCTCGGGCTGACGCTCCCGCCGGTCGCCGCCCCCGTCGCGGCCTACGTGCCCGCGGTCGTCACGGGTCGGTACGTCTACACGGCCGGCCAGCTGCCGTTCGTCGACGGTGCGCTGCCCGTGACCGGCAAGGTCGGCGCGGACGTCGACGCCGAGACCGCCACCGCGCAGGCCCGCGTGGCCGCACTCAACGCGCTGGCCGCCGTCGAGTCGGTCGCCGGTTCGCTCGACCGGGTGGCGCGGGTCGTGAAGGTGACGGTGTTCGTCGCCTCGGAGTCGTCCTTCACGGGTCAGCCCGGGGTCGCGAACGGTGCCTCCACCTTGGTCGGCGAGGTCTTCGGCGACGCCGGCGTCCACGCGCGCAGCGCGGTGGGTGTCGCCGTCCTGCCGCTGGACGCGCCGGTCGAGGTCGAGCTGGTCGTGGAGCTGACCGCCTGA
- a CDS encoding DUF4244 domain-containing protein, producing the protein MSIPTPPRRRTRLAPRLRDEQGSATAEYAVVILAAVAFAGVLVAVMRSGEVQTLLTDLVRGALAP; encoded by the coding sequence ATGAGCATTCCCACCCCACCGCGCCGTCGGACCCGACTCGCCCCGCGCCTGCGCGACGAGCAGGGGTCGGCGACCGCGGAGTACGCCGTCGTCATCCTGGCCGCCGTCGCGTTCGCCGGCGTGCTCGTCGCCGTCATGCGCTCGGGCGAGGTCCAGACCCTCCTGACCGACCTCGTCCGCGGTGCCCTCGCACCGTGA
- a CDS encoding metallophosphoesterase → MTRGRTALGVLAAGAAAGAASAAWGSLVERRRFGLRWETVPVLPEGSRDVTVLHLSDIHMAPWQADKQQWLRDLSLVEPDFIVNTGDNLGHPTANAAVEYALEPFRGVPGAFAYGSNDFYAPSPRNPLRYFSGPSRMGHAAEPVGLDVDRQTAFFESLGWLDVNDHAHAIELRGSRFELFGTSDAHRDWDRLDLLPTNVDEMRSDVPWSEDEDGPAAVALGITHAPYRRVLDAFVTQGADVVFAGHTHGGQVAVPGVGALVTNSDLPRRFASGLHKWEHRNHWSWLEVSAGIGTSIYAPVRFACRPEAVVVTLTARTV, encoded by the coding sequence GTGACCCGCGGTCGCACCGCGCTCGGGGTCCTCGCAGCCGGTGCGGCCGCCGGCGCCGCCTCGGCGGCGTGGGGGTCCCTCGTCGAGCGGCGACGTTTCGGGCTGCGCTGGGAGACCGTCCCGGTGCTCCCCGAGGGCTCGCGTGACGTCACGGTCCTGCACCTGTCCGACATCCACATGGCGCCGTGGCAGGCCGACAAGCAGCAGTGGCTCCGCGACCTCAGCCTCGTCGAGCCCGACTTCATCGTGAACACCGGCGACAACCTCGGCCACCCGACCGCGAACGCCGCCGTCGAGTACGCCCTCGAGCCCTTCCGGGGCGTCCCCGGGGCGTTCGCGTACGGGTCGAACGACTTCTACGCCCCCTCCCCCCGCAACCCGCTCCGGTACTTCTCCGGTCCGAGCCGGATGGGCCACGCTGCAGAGCCCGTCGGCCTCGACGTCGACCGGCAGACCGCGTTCTTCGAGTCGCTCGGCTGGCTCGACGTGAACGACCACGCGCACGCGATCGAGCTCCGCGGATCGCGGTTCGAGCTGTTCGGCACCTCGGACGCGCACCGCGACTGGGACCGCCTCGACCTGCTCCCGACGAACGTCGACGAGATGCGGAGCGACGTCCCCTGGTCGGAGGACGAGGACGGTCCTGCCGCCGTCGCCCTCGGCATCACCCACGCGCCGTATCGTCGGGTGCTCGACGCCTTCGTCACCCAGGGTGCCGACGTCGTCTTCGCCGGGCACACCCACGGCGGCCAGGTGGCGGTACCGGGCGTCGGCGCACTCGTCACGAACTCCGACCTGCCCCGACGCTTCGCCAGCGGCCTGCACAAGTGGGAGCACCGGAACCACTGGTCGTGGCTCGAGGTCTCGGCGGGGATCGGCACGTCGATCTACGCGCCAGTCCGCTTCGCCTGCCGTCCCGAGGCGGTCGTGGTCACGCTCACCGCACGCACCGTCTGA